A window of Paludisphaera rhizosphaerae genomic DNA:
GGATGTCCTTCGAGAGCGGGCCGAGCGAGCGCGCGACGCGGCAGAGGATCTCCTGCGCCGAGCGGTCGGCCTCGTAGAGCATCTTGTGGCCGTCGACGGCGGCCGTCCGGAGGGCCTCGGCGTTGGCGAGGATGTGGGATTCCTGGACTAGTTCCTCGTGCTCGCCCGCCTTGGGGTCGGTGGCGGCGAGTTCCCCGCGCTCGAACTCCAGCAGGGTCTTCTCACGTTGGCGGGCCTGGGCCGAATCGATGAGGGCCTGGCGCGCCCGCCGCAGTTCGGCGTGCTTGTCGCGAGCCTGGGTGAAGGCGAGGTGCAACTCCTCCAGCCCGCCGAAGGCGTCGAGCAGGTCGCGCTGGCGGTCGGGGTCGACCAGGGCGCGGTTCTCGAACTGGCCGTGGACGTCGACCAGGCGCTCGGCCAGCTTCTGGAGCACGGCGATCGTCACGGGCATGCCGTTGACCTGCGCGGCGCTCCTTCCCTGGGCGGAGACGCGCCGGTTGACGATCAGCGAGCCGTCCTCCAGCGCGACGCCGAGCAATTCTTCCAGCTCGGCGCGCAGCCTCGGGCATTCGATCTCGAAGACCGCGCCGGCCCGCGCTTCGGGCTTGCCGGCGCGGACCAACTCGGCCGACGCCTTGCCCCCGAGCACCAGGCCCAGGCCGGAGAGCAAGAGGCTCTTGCCCGCCCCGGTCTCGCCGCTCCAGACGCAGAAGCCGTCCTCGAGCTCGATCTGGACGTCCTCGATCGTCGCCAGGTTCTGCACCGACAGTTCGCGAAGCACGTTCCGGGCCTCCAAGCCCCCCGCCCTCACCGGGACAGGGATGAAACCCACTCGCCCGCCCTTCATTGTGCCATTCGTCGGAGAACTATCCAGATGTTCTGTATGAAATTTTGGACACGCTCTGTCGCCTGGTCGCGATCGCGGCGACCCGGAGGGTGGGGGGAACCGACGCGGTTCGGACCTGGACCCCTGACATAATTTAAGACGTGCGTGCGGATTGCAACGGTGGCAAGCTGGAATTCGAGCATGTCGATCGGCCGCGTTGCCGGGTGGCAACATCGGCCAGGTGCAGGGGTTGGCGTTCGGCATGGCAAGTGCCTTCGATAGGCACCCGAAGCCTCGGCTGATCGAACCGACGGCCTCGAAAACATCTCTGCGAGGACGCACCGATGCCCGTCGAACCTTTTCGCGGCAGCTCCGAGCCGACCCTGGGCGTCGAGCTGGAGATGCAGATCGTCGACGCCGAGACGTTCGACCTCAAGCCGGTCGGCGACGACGTCATCGAGACGGTCCCAGCCGAGCTTGCGGCGTCGATCAAGCCCGAGCTGTATCAGTGCTGCGTCGAGATCAACACCGGGATCTGCCGGGACGTCGACGAGGCCGGCCGCGATCTGGAGGCCAAGCTCGCCTTCGTCCAGGAGCGTGCGGCGCGGTTCGAGGCGCGCGTGGCCTGGGGAGGCTCGCACCCATTCGCGCATTGGCTCGACCAGGATCTTTCGATCAGTCCGAGATATCATCAGCTCATTGAGGACAACCAGGACACCATCCGCCGCGAGCTCACGTTCGGCCTGCACGTCCACGTCGGCGTCCCCGACGGCGACACCGCCGCGCGGGTCTGCACCCGGGTTTCGCACTATTTGCCGGCGCTGCTGGCGCTATCGGCCAACAGCCCGTACTGGTGCGGGCGGGACAGCGGCCTGAGTTCGTACCGGCTCGACGTGATGGGCGTCGCGCCGACGGGCGGGCAGCCGCCGTTCCTTCGCGACTGGGATTCATTCGTCCGGCTGGCCGAGCGGCTGGCGGCCGTCGGTTCGATCAAGACGACGAAGGAGCTGTGGTGGGACGTCCGTCCCAGCGATCGATTCGGGACGGTCGAGGTCCGCATCTGCGATATGCCGACCGACCTGGCCTCCGTCCAGGCCATCGTCGCGCTGATCCAGTGCCTGATCGACCATATCGTCCTCGACACGGGCTTCCACCTCGTCGAGTTGAGCGA
This region includes:
- a CDS encoding carboxylate-amine ligase is translated as MPVEPFRGSSEPTLGVELEMQIVDAETFDLKPVGDDVIETVPAELAASIKPELYQCCVEINTGICRDVDEAGRDLEAKLAFVQERAARFEARVAWGGSHPFAHWLDQDLSISPRYHQLIEDNQDTIRRELTFGLHVHVGVPDGDTAARVCTRVSHYLPALLALSANSPYWCGRDSGLSSYRLDVMGVAPTGGQPPFLRDWDSFVRLAERLAAVGSIKTTKELWWDVRPSDRFGTVEVRICDMPTDLASVQAIVALIQCLIDHIVLDTGFHLVELSEFGRLMIRQNRWRAARYGLDAVLVDPETGRNEVARDAIRRMADTLASTAEKLGCSHWLDHARSMADLPDGAARQREVFERTGYLSDVARFLAGEVVGVQTDSEVEI